The Pseudomonas aeruginosa genome includes the window TCTTCGGTCCTCTGGACTTAGCGGGTGGGGCCGGACATGGGGCGCCGGGGGCGCGGCCGTTTCCATGCGAGGGCAGACCAGTGATGGCTGATCCTGGTTGCCGTTGGGTGACCAATGGAATGCGAACGGCGACTGCCGAGAAATCGGCTCGTTCCGAGAGAGGCGAGAGGCTTTCCTTCTTGGTGCGTAGGAAAGCGCTGAGGGCAGCTGAGGGTATCTGTCGGGAACGGAAAAAAGCCCGTCGGGAACGGGCGAAGAGGGAAGCTTACCAGGGCAGCGGGAAGTGGCCTTCCGCGCGCAGGTAGTCAGGATCGGGGGTGAACGGGTCGATCTTCTGCCGCTCGCTGCAACCCTGGCGTTCGCAGTCCCGCAGGCGCTGCAACGGCGAGCGGTCGTCGCGCTGGATGCGGATGCCTGTGACAGGCGCGCCTTCGGAAAGGCTGTAGCTGCGGCCGCTCTCGCAACCGGGCAGGGTCAGGCAAAGGCAGAGGAGCAGGGTGGTGTGCGGGTGTCGTGGCATTGCAGGTCGAATGGGCTTGCGAAGGCCGCCCATGCTATCAATCGGCCAGCAAATAGGGGGCCGGATGGACAGTCCATGACCGGGATGAGAGTTGCTTCGCAAACCCGGAGATGCCCTCGAAAGGCTATTGCCTCACGCGGGAAAGCCCGTCGAAGGCCCGCAGCAACTTGCCCAGGACGAGGGTCAGCGCCTCTTCTTCCGGGCCGGAGCCGAGACCCGCCAGCAGCCTTTCGTCGAGCCCTGCGACCTGTGCCAGGGCCTGCTCGAACACCGCCTGTGCCGCGGGGCTGCGGCGCACCAGCACGGCGCGACCGTCGTCCGGGTCCGGCAGGCGGCTGACCCAGCCGCGCCGCACCAGCCGTTCGATGGTCCGGCCCAGCGCGGTGCGGTCGGTCTGCGAGTGCTCGATGAGCACGCTCATCGGCACGTCACCGTCGAAGGCGTGGATGATCCGCAACGCACGCCATTCATGCAGCCCCAGTTCGAGAGGGGCAAGCAGGGCGGTGAGTTGCCGTTCGCGCTGGCGGACGATCTCCGTCATCAGGTACAGCGGGCCTTGGGGCAGCCCCAGTGCGTTCGTCTCGGTCATTGGCCCGGTCACCTTCCTCGATCCTCTTTCGCCAGGGCGGGGATTGTAGCGCTCAGGCGTCGGCGAATCCGTAGTCGCTCCAGCGTTCTTCGACTCGCCTGCGCAGCGCCGTCGGATAGGCGTGGCGGAACGACGCCGTAGCGGCACGCATTTGCCCGGCGAACTGTTCCGGGTACAGGCAGTTGATCACCAGCCGACCGCCGCTGCCTCGTGCCTTGTCCTCGGCATCGAGGTAGGGAACCATCGGGAAGTCACGGATCTGCGGGAAGGCGAAATGGTCGTGCAGCGGATGCGCGCGGGTCGCCAGCGCCCATACCACCTGGTCGATCTCGGTGACGTCGATGTCGTTGCCGACCAGGATCAGCTTCGGCACCAGGTGCCCGGCATGCGAGCCGAAGACGGTCTCGGCGACCCGTGCGGCGAAGGCCGCGGCGTCGGTGCCCAGGGCCGCCAGGCGCTGCACGTCGATCGACAGCACGGCCCAGCAGGTCGCCGCCTCGTAGGAGCACCAGACCATGTCCACCGGCAGTCCGGCGTTCTGCGCCACGTCCAGCAGTTGCGCGGAAATCATGGTGCCCCAGATGGTGTGGTTTTCCTCCGGTGGCGTGCCGGCGACGCAGATCGGCAGGATCGGCTGGTCGCGGAAGCTCAGCGCATGGACGTGGAACAGCGGCTGCGGCTTGCCGGTGGGGAAGGAATAGCCGTGGTATTCGCCCATCGGGCCTTCCAGCGCGGTTTCGTCGAGGCTGATCTCGCCCTCCAGGACGATCTCGGCATTGGCCGGAACCCACAGGCCGTTGGTCTGCGTGCGCACCACCTCCACCGGCTCGCCGACCAGGGCGCCCACGTAGCCGGCTTCGCTGACCCCCTCCGGCAACGGCATGCCGGCCGCCGCGAGTGCCGCTGGCGGTGCGCCGAGGGCCATCGCCCAGGGCGTTGGCTTGCCCTGGCGGCGCCACTGCTCGCGGATGATGCCGATGTGCTGAGTGGGAATGGTCGGACCCGCCAGGGTGTTGCGGTCCACCAGCATCAGCCGGCCCACCGACCAACTGTCCCAACTGCCGTCCGGCGTCTGTACCACGTGGAAACCGTAGGTGCCGAAATAGCGCCCGCCGTCCTGCTCATGGAGCAAGGGAACCGGGAAGCGGGTCAGGTCCACCTGCTCGCCGAGCCAGACGTTTTCCTGCACCGGCCCGCGCTCCAGCCGGCGCGGCGCGATCGGTTCCGCGCGCATCGCGGCGCGCAGCATGGCCACGATGTCCCGCGGCCCGCTGTGTTCCGGCAGGCCGAAATGCAGCGCCAGGCGCGAATGGGCGCGGGCCCTGTCGGCGCGCAGGCCGGCCGGCGCGCCCAGTACCCGCGCGCCGGGCAGGCTGTCGCGGATGTTGTGGAACAGCGGGGCGGGTGCGCGGCGTTCGTAGACCCGGCGGGTGATGGCGCCGATCTCCAGGTTGGCGTCGACCTCGGTGTGCACGTCCACCAGGTCACCCTGGCGACGCAGGTGGTCGACGAAGTGGCGGAAATCCAGGGCGCTGCGGTTCATCGGCTCGCCACTCCATATAAGTGCGTGTGCACGCATCCTATTGAATGGTTCCAGGCGAGGTCAAGAAGTGCTGCGCTCCGTTCCGGGGATTCGTCGGGCCGTCGTGGCACGCGGCAAACCCCGCAGTGGCCGCTCAACGCACCATATAGTCCATCTGCCATGGCCGCGGAATCACCAGTGCCAGCAACGCGAGAAGAGCCGCCAGCGCTGCGCTCGCCGCCATCGCCGCGAGGCCCAGTTGCTGTTCCAGTAGGGCGCCGAGCACCGCGCCGACGCACATGCCGCTCCAGGGCACCAGTTGCACCCGCCAGCCGTTGCGCCGCTCGCCCAGCAGCCAGCGGCCGAGGCCGCGGCCGAAGCGGGAGAGGGCGCCGGTGACGTAGGTCAGGCCGATGGGCAGGCCGTTGACCTGCTCGACCACGGCGTTGAGCATGCCCATGGCGAGGATCGCGGCGACCAGCGCCGGCACGTTCCAGTCGAATGGCCAGACCGCCGACAACGCCAGCAGCATCGCGCAGCAGACCAG containing:
- a CDS encoding MarR family winged helix-turn-helix transcriptional regulator, producing MTGPMTETNALGLPQGPLYLMTEIVRQRERQLTALLAPLELGLHEWRALRIIHAFDGDVPMSVLIEHSQTDRTALGRTIERLVRRGWVSRLPDPDDGRAVLVRRSPAAQAVFEQALAQVAGLDERLLAGLGSGPEEEALTLVLGKLLRAFDGLSRVRQ
- the hudA gene encoding UbiD family decarboxylase HudA: MNRSALDFRHFVDHLRRQGDLVDVHTEVDANLEIGAITRRVYERRAPAPLFHNIRDSLPGARVLGAPAGLRADRARAHSRLALHFGLPEHSGPRDIVAMLRAAMRAEPIAPRRLERGPVQENVWLGEQVDLTRFPVPLLHEQDGGRYFGTYGFHVVQTPDGSWDSWSVGRLMLVDRNTLAGPTIPTQHIGIIREQWRRQGKPTPWAMALGAPPAALAAAGMPLPEGVSEAGYVGALVGEPVEVVRTQTNGLWVPANAEIVLEGEISLDETALEGPMGEYHGYSFPTGKPQPLFHVHALSFRDQPILPICVAGTPPEENHTIWGTMISAQLLDVAQNAGLPVDMVWCSYEAATCWAVLSIDVQRLAALGTDAAAFAARVAETVFGSHAGHLVPKLILVGNDIDVTEIDQVVWALATRAHPLHDHFAFPQIRDFPMVPYLDAEDKARGSGGRLVINCLYPEQFAGQMRAATASFRHAYPTALRRRVEERWSDYGFADA
- a CDS encoding YoaK family protein translates to MVGSSARRLRLRRTRGRVGLGLVAGLSVLAGMTDAIGFLATGDFVSFMSGNTTRLAVSLGEGDFGGLVRLSVALASFVVGNALGVILARFSGRRAAPILVCCAMLLALSAVWPFDWNVPALVAAILAMGMLNAVVEQVNGLPIGLTYVTGALSRFGRGLGRWLLGERRNGWRVQLVPWSGMCVGAVLGALLEQQLGLAAMAASAALAALLALLALVIPRPWQMDYMVR